Proteins encoded by one window of Candidatus Odinarchaeum yellowstonii:
- a CDS encoding translation initiation factor IF-2 subunit beta, with amino-acid sequence MDLLDYPSLLKRLREGLPQEILETSRFKVPKVESFIEGNRTFIKNFHEICDTLSRPEASVLKYIARELATAGNMEGSTAVFQGKFTRDVLDNLIERYTQLYVICPICKRPDSEIIKQDRYQFLLCKACGARTPVKPY; translated from the coding sequence ATGGATTTATTAGATTACCCGTCGCTGCTTAAGAGACTGCGTGAAGGTCTACCGCAGGAAATACTTGAAACCTCCAGGTTTAAGGTACCTAAAGTAGAGTCTTTTATTGAAGGAAACCGTACATTTATAAAAAACTTCCACGAGATATGTGATACTTTAAGCCGGCCGGAAGCCTCGGTTTTAAAATATATAGCTAGAGAGTTAGCGACTGCAGGTAATATGGAGGGCTCCACAGCAGTCTTTCAAGGTAAATTCACCAGAGATGTTTTAGACAATTTAATAGAGCGGTACACTCAACTATATGTTATATGTCCTATTTGTAAAAGACCTGACAGCGAAATTATCAAGCAAGATAGATATCAATTCCTTTTATGTAAAGCATGCGGGGCGAGAACACCTGTTAAACCTTATTAG
- a CDS encoding OB-fold nucleic acid binding domain-containing protein, which produces MDSLNKLSRRAAARRVHVETILRSCLDSSSDQPLLKLNNGKSCGRIRVLGIVVNKYIKNNLQDNKGFDYNSDIWSFSSNSYTSIDLDDSTGVINVRAWGDQAARLNNYNIGDIVEIIGKPREYNGRLYVIYESGFIVDDIHWWLLHELEILVEDLEELNDADSADEQASGNVNKRIINKLIENKFETGLSSHKLGEDSLVDRLMDAICKLDKGDGVLLTDIREELKAFKADEIEDVLNQLIKEGTLYECKPQRYQKFY; this is translated from the coding sequence ATGGATTCACTCAATAAATTATCTAGAAGAGCGGCTGCTAGAAGAGTTCACGTGGAAACTATTCTAAGAAGCTGTTTGGATTCATCTTCGGATCAGCCACTTTTAAAACTCAATAACGGTAAGAGCTGCGGCAGGATTAGAGTATTAGGGATTGTAGTGAATAAATATATTAAAAATAATTTACAGGATAATAAAGGATTCGACTATAACTCTGATATTTGGAGCTTCTCGAGTAATTCTTACACATCTATAGACTTAGATGATTCAACAGGCGTTATCAATGTAAGAGCCTGGGGTGATCAAGCAGCCCGGTTAAATAATTATAATATAGGTGATATAGTGGAGATCATAGGTAAACCTAGAGAGTACAACGGGCGCCTCTACGTTATCTATGAGAGCGGGTTTATAGTAGATGATATACACTGGTGGCTTCTCCACGAGCTTGAAATCCTTGTAGAGGATTTAGAGGAATTAAATGACGCTGACAGCGCGGATGAACAAGCATCCGGTAACGTTAATAAGCGTATAATCAATAAGCTTATTGAAAATAAATTCGAAACTGGTTTAAGCAGCCATAAACTGGGGGAGGATTCGCTAGTAGACAGGTTGATGGATGCGATTTGTAAGCTGGATAAAGGAGACGGCGTGTTGCTTACCGATATAAGAGAAGAATTAAAAGCGTTTAAAGCCGATGAAATAGAAGATGTCTTAAACCAGCTGATAAAAGAAGGGACTTTATATGAGTGTAAACCTCAAAGATACCAAAAATTTTATTGA
- the metG gene encoding methionine--tRNA ligase, with the protein MPKRRVLVTAALPYANAELHIGHARSTYIPADIYVRYRRLKGDEAYYVCGTDEHGTPISVMAEKLKVKPLEITEKIYEQDIADFKKLNISFDNFSRTTRAIHYETTQWFFKELYGKGLIYEKEVELPYCNKCGRFLPDRYVYGTCPYCGFEDARGDECDVCGRALSIGELINPKCVVCKSPAVNKTSKHWFLKLSSFQDWLAEWIRTEGLLPVTGKSYLINQYLQPGLEDVCISRDLDWGVPIPLPEAEGKVCYVWFDAPIGYIDSTKELFQKLGNPEGWREFWLNDETELIHFIGKGILYHHTLFWPAMLKGVGYRVPTVIAAFAYGNLEGRKMSKSRGWYLSLKDFLDVFEADALRYYWIAASPLTEDADFVFDDFSNKYNSELADTLGNFIHRVLVFCAKNYNSIIPSVSDRDELEKIEKIIEETLIKVEKSIEGFEFREGLLSIVSLARIGNKIFNDGEPWHNIKNNPLKAATTIGLCLRLIQAIAVLINPYLPQTSLKILEMLNLNLENLRWSDIAKPLPVNHKISTPTPLFRKLEEAQISRLKNTVYARLQSIKETSLEQVDVKDVSKLDLKVGEIIKAEPIEGDRGCFRLEVKISDKETFILREKFTCNLNSESLEGLKIILKPNIVNKDKKAFSILKVKCKDGYKPVKLDRDISIGAGVS; encoded by the coding sequence ATGCCTAAAAGAAGAGTCTTAGTCACAGCGGCTCTACCCTACGCGAACGCAGAGCTTCATATAGGGCATGCTAGAAGCACATACATCCCTGCTGATATATATGTTAGATACCGGCGTTTAAAAGGTGATGAAGCATACTATGTATGTGGAACAGATGAGCATGGAACACCTATATCTGTAATGGCTGAGAAGCTTAAAGTTAAACCCCTAGAGATAACTGAAAAAATATATGAGCAGGATATAGCTGATTTTAAAAAATTAAATATCTCCTTTGACAACTTCTCTAGGACTACTAGAGCTATACACTATGAAACCACTCAATGGTTTTTTAAAGAATTATATGGGAAAGGCTTAATATACGAGAAAGAAGTAGAGCTGCCTTACTGCAATAAATGCGGTAGGTTTTTACCTGACCGTTATGTTTACGGAACATGCCCCTATTGCGGATTCGAAGACGCTAGGGGAGATGAATGTGATGTTTGTGGTAGAGCGCTCTCAATAGGAGAGCTTATCAATCCTAAATGTGTAGTTTGCAAGTCTCCTGCTGTAAATAAAACTAGTAAACACTGGTTTCTAAAGCTTTCAAGTTTCCAAGATTGGTTAGCTGAATGGATTCGGACGGAGGGTCTGCTGCCTGTCACAGGTAAAAGCTATCTTATAAACCAATATCTGCAACCTGGATTAGAGGATGTGTGCATAAGCAGAGATTTAGACTGGGGTGTGCCCATCCCCTTACCGGAGGCTGAGGGAAAAGTCTGCTATGTATGGTTTGACGCACCAATCGGGTATATAGATAGCACAAAAGAGCTATTTCAAAAATTAGGGAATCCTGAAGGCTGGCGTGAATTCTGGTTAAACGATGAAACGGAGCTTATACACTTTATCGGTAAAGGAATATTATACCATCATACTTTATTCTGGCCGGCTATGCTGAAAGGGGTCGGTTACCGTGTTCCAACAGTTATAGCCGCCTTCGCCTATGGTAATCTTGAAGGGAGAAAAATGTCTAAGAGCAGAGGTTGGTATCTCTCTTTAAAAGATTTCCTAGATGTTTTTGAAGCCGATGCTCTTAGATATTACTGGATTGCAGCCTCACCTTTAACTGAAGACGCAGATTTCGTGTTCGATGATTTCAGCAACAAGTATAACAGTGAACTAGCTGATACTCTAGGGAACTTCATCCACAGAGTTCTAGTCTTTTGCGCTAAAAATTATAATTCAATAATTCCAAGTGTCAGCGACCGAGATGAACTTGAGAAAATTGAAAAAATAATAGAGGAAACTTTAATTAAAGTTGAGAAGAGCATAGAAGGATTCGAATTCAGAGAAGGGCTTCTATCCATAGTCAGTCTTGCACGCATTGGAAATAAAATATTTAATGACGGTGAACCATGGCATAATATTAAAAATAATCCTTTGAAAGCAGCTACAACGATAGGGTTGTGTTTAAGACTTATTCAAGCTATCGCTGTGCTTATAAATCCTTACCTACCCCAAACCAGTCTTAAAATACTTGAAATGCTAAACTTGAACCTTGAAAACTTGAGATGGTCTGATATAGCGAAGCCTTTACCGGTGAATCATAAAATCTCCACCCCAACACCATTATTCCGTAAACTAGAGGAGGCTCAGATATCTAGATTAAAGAATACAGTTTACGCACGTTTACAAAGCATAAAAGAGACTAGTTTAGAACAAGTTGATGTAAAAGACGTCTCCAAGCTAGATTTAAAAGTAGGGGAAATAATTAAAGCGGAGCCTATTGAAGGTGATAGAGGCTGCTTCCGATTAGAGGTTAAAATATCCGATAAGGAGACATTCATTTTAAGAGAAAAGTTCACCTGTAATTTAAACTCCGAGAGTTTAGAAGGATTAAAGATAATTCTGAAGCCTAACATTGTTAATAAAGATAAAAAGGCTTTTAGCATTCTAAAAGTTAAGTGCAAAGATGGTTATAAACCAGTAAAACTGGACAGAGATATCAGTATAGGTGCAGGGGTTAGTTAA
- a CDS encoding aldehyde dehydrogenase family protein, whose amino-acid sequence MKTVLNFIDGKWVESESRAWRERENPADSREIIAKVTQSVKEDVEKAVEAASKAFEKWRNKPAPRRGEILFRAGEILKNRKEELARIITLEMGKVIVEARGDVQEAIDMCYYMAGEGRRLFGETTPSELPDKDIKTIREPLGVVAAITPWNFPVAIPSWKILPALICGNTVVLKPSSYTSYSASVFIECLNEAGVPPGVVNQVNGGGEIGEILVKQRGIQAVSFTGSTEVGFKIEKLSVERHIPFMCEMGGKNAIIVLEDADIDLAVNGAVWGGYGTAGQRCTAASRLIVQERIFEKFKEKLVNEVKKLKIGSGLDENVNIGPLVSESQRKRVHNYTQIGVGEGAKLITGGKYYTGNGCENGYFYEPTLFENVTPDMRIAQEEIFGPVVALIQCEDFKDALEIANGTNYGLSLAIYTRDINKAAIAEKELQSTIVYINAPTIGAEIHAPFGGIKNTGLLHKEAGGRGGAIDFYSRVKVVYRDYSGRLQRAQIDK is encoded by the coding sequence ATAAAAACTGTTCTGAACTTTATAGACGGTAAATGGGTTGAAAGCGAGTCTAGAGCGTGGAGGGAAAGAGAGAACCCCGCGGATAGTCGAGAAATAATCGCTAAAGTAACTCAGTCTGTTAAAGAGGACGTGGAGAAAGCGGTTGAAGCGGCTTCTAAAGCTTTTGAAAAATGGAGGAATAAGCCGGCGCCTAGAAGAGGGGAAATATTATTTAGAGCAGGTGAAATTCTGAAAAACAGGAAGGAAGAGCTGGCTAGGATTATAACCTTGGAAATGGGTAAGGTGATTGTCGAAGCTAGAGGTGATGTTCAAGAAGCTATAGACATGTGCTATTATATGGCTGGAGAGGGGAGACGATTATTCGGTGAAACCACACCTTCAGAGCTCCCTGATAAAGATATTAAAACCATAAGAGAGCCGCTTGGTGTGGTGGCGGCTATTACACCCTGGAATTTTCCGGTAGCTATACCGTCTTGGAAAATTTTACCAGCGTTGATATGCGGGAATACTGTTGTTTTAAAACCCTCAAGTTATACAAGTTACAGCGCTTCAGTTTTCATTGAATGTCTTAATGAAGCTGGTGTTCCACCAGGGGTAGTCAACCAAGTGAATGGAGGCGGGGAGATAGGTGAAATTCTAGTAAAGCAGCGCGGGATTCAAGCCGTATCATTCACAGGCAGCACTGAGGTAGGGTTTAAAATAGAAAAACTATCTGTTGAACGCCACATACCTTTTATGTGCGAGATGGGGGGTAAAAACGCGATAATAGTATTAGAGGACGCAGATATAGACTTAGCTGTTAACGGTGCCGTTTGGGGCGGCTACGGAACCGCCGGACAGCGCTGTACAGCGGCTTCCAGATTAATAGTTCAAGAACGTATTTTCGAAAAATTCAAAGAAAAGCTCGTTAATGAAGTTAAAAAATTAAAAATAGGATCAGGCTTAGATGAAAACGTTAATATCGGGCCCCTTGTAAGCGAAAGTCAAAGAAAACGAGTCCATAACTATACTCAAATAGGTGTTGGAGAAGGCGCTAAACTAATAACAGGTGGAAAATACTATACAGGAAATGGATGCGAGAACGGTTACTTTTATGAGCCAACACTTTTTGAAAATGTAACTCCTGATATGAGGATAGCTCAAGAAGAGATATTCGGGCCGGTTGTAGCTTTAATACAGTGCGAAGACTTCAAGGACGCCTTAGAAATCGCTAACGGCACAAACTACGGATTATCATTAGCGATATATACGAGAGATATCAATAAAGCTGCTATAGCGGAGAAGGAGCTCCAATCAACGATAGTTTATATAAACGCGCCTACAATAGGGGCTGAAATTCACGCACCCTTCGGGGGAATAAAAAACACCGGTCTACTACATAAAGAAGCGGGCGGTAGAGGCGGGGCGATAGACTTCTACAGCAGAGTTAAAGTGGTTTACAGAGATTACAGCGGTCGATTGCAGAGAGCGCAGATAGATAAATAA
- a CDS encoding 50S ribosomal protein L37e, giving the protein MTKGTPSFGKRGNKFTHIRCRRCGRHSYLARKGYCAACGFGRSRRLRKYNWANKKINKVRIV; this is encoded by the coding sequence ATGACTAAGGGTACACCCTCTTTTGGTAAAAGAGGTAATAAATTTACACATATTCGGTGTAGAAGATGCGGCCGCCACTCTTACCTAGCTAGAAAAGGGTACTGTGCAGCCTGTGGTTTCGGACGATCAAGGCGTTTAAGAAAATATAACTGGGCTAATAAGAAAATTAATAAAGTTAGAATAGTTTAA
- a CDS encoding RNA-binding protein — MSGQRPLDILGRSVDKNVLVTLKGGKGIRGRLVGFDQHMNLVLADAEEIGENDEPCKSLGSVIVRGDNVIIISPPPT; from the coding sequence ATGAGTGGTCAAAGACCTTTAGATATTTTAGGTAGATCTGTTGATAAAAATGTTTTAGTTACGCTGAAGGGCGGTAAAGGTATAAGAGGTAGACTGGTGGGTTTCGATCAGCATATGAACCTTGTGTTAGCTGACGCTGAAGAGATAGGTGAAAACGATGAGCCTTGTAAAAGTTTAGGCTCTGTTATAGTTAGAGGGGATAACGTTATAATAATCTCCCCGCCGCCTACATGA
- a CDS encoding DUF1947 domain-containing protein, which translates to MEVKSRHYLSAKDVKKFNQEIVKLYPHLEGSVELKNSTVEVITLTENIKLYIVDNKLDWIMIKDRLIPSVSLLNRGLEIPFIKVDMGAIPFIAKGADVMRPGIVDASDKISRGSIVKIIDEKYSKTIAVGESLINYEEFKVKKQGKAVKVLHHVGDKLWSLAGSLNIKQ; encoded by the coding sequence ATGGAAGTTAAGAGCAGACATTACCTGAGCGCCAAGGATGTGAAGAAGTTTAACCAAGAGATAGTTAAGCTATACCCTCACTTAGAGGGTTCAGTTGAGTTGAAAAATTCAACGGTGGAGGTTATAACATTAACCGAGAATATTAAACTCTATATTGTCGATAATAAACTTGACTGGATAATGATTAAAGACAGGTTAATACCCTCCGTAAGCCTTCTTAACAGAGGTTTAGAAATACCTTTTATAAAAGTGGATATGGGGGCGATCCCGTTCATCGCGAAGGGCGCAGATGTTATGCGACCTGGAATAGTAGACGCTTCTGATAAGATTTCAAGAGGGAGCATAGTTAAAATAATAGACGAAAAATATAGTAAGACAATAGCAGTAGGCGAGAGTTTAATCAACTACGAAGAGTTTAAAGTAAAAAAGCAGGGTAAAGCAGTTAAAGTATTACATCACGTCGGAGATAAATTATGGAGTTTAGCAGGTTCTTTAAACATTAAACAATAG
- the sepF gene encoding cell division protein SepF, whose amino-acid sequence MGLLSKIFRRKKIGEETLPTEANSASKEDVSFIEECSVEAQKNVEEKNIIISERYIKVIHLYGLTDVEEVQNELESGNIIIVDISTLKKNGGGTIELKRAVEQMKGVVKVKNGDIAQFSEKYIIVTPPGVKIWRKTG is encoded by the coding sequence TTGGGGTTATTAAGTAAGATTTTTAGAAGAAAAAAAATCGGAGAAGAAACTTTACCAACGGAAGCGAATTCAGCTAGTAAAGAAGATGTTAGCTTCATAGAGGAATGCAGCGTAGAAGCGCAGAAAAACGTGGAGGAGAAAAACATCATTATAAGTGAACGCTATATCAAAGTAATCCACCTATACGGTTTAACAGATGTGGAAGAAGTTCAAAACGAGCTAGAGTCAGGGAACATAATAATCGTTGATATTTCAACCTTGAAAAAAAACGGAGGGGGAACTATAGAACTAAAACGAGCCGTCGAACAAATGAAAGGTGTAGTGAAAGTTAAAAACGGGGATATAGCACAGTTCTCAGAAAAATATATTATTGTAACCCCGCCAGGGGTTAAAATCTGGCGAAAAACCGGCTAA
- a CDS encoding beta-CASP ribonuclease aCPSF1 produces the protein MSSKDVLEELRETILNSMPPKAMVTAVEFEGPEIAVYSKNPQILMDNEDFVKELVHKIRKRIVLRSDPSIRSDPAEAETAIKSIVPAEAEITSIYFDQNLGEVIIEARKPGLVIGRSGVTLKEIAGKVLWRPVVVRTPPLASKTVSQIRYILQNESELRKKILRKIGERIHRPPVSKSDFIRITALGGFREVGRTSILLQTIESNVLIDCGVNVGSTLQPFPRLDMPEFELDKLDAVIITHSHLDHSGFVPFLFKYGYEGPVYCTSATLNLMTLLQLDYIDVATREGKLLPYSPKDVKKMVLHTIPLEFGEVTDIAPDIRLTLHNAGHILGSSIVHLHIGDGLYNLAYTGDFKFGPSRLLEQANYNFPRLETLIIESTYGAPNDIMPAKKDTEASLVEVLKNTITRGGKCLIPVLAVGRAQEIILVIEEFMRRGVIPTAPVYIDGMISEATAIHTTHPEYLNPELREKIFHYGHNPFLAEYFVQVDNMSERTDIVSGDPCIILATSGMLQGGPSVEYFRLLADDPKNSLIFVSYQVEGTLGRRVQKGLKDIPMKNREGKMEMVNVKMEVHTIEGFSGHSDRRQLLSFIQKIRPKPERILTCHGENSKCATLASYIHKTYRIETRAPANLESIRLK, from the coding sequence ATGTCTTCCAAGGATGTTTTAGAAGAGCTTCGTGAGACTATACTTAATTCTATGCCGCCGAAAGCTATGGTTACCGCTGTGGAATTTGAGGGACCGGAGATAGCTGTTTACTCTAAGAACCCTCAGATATTAATGGATAACGAGGATTTTGTAAAAGAACTCGTTCATAAAATTAGGAAGCGTATAGTTTTAAGATCCGACCCGTCTATAAGATCGGATCCAGCGGAGGCTGAAACCGCTATTAAAAGTATCGTCCCCGCCGAGGCGGAGATCACTAGTATCTATTTTGATCAAAACTTGGGTGAAGTGATTATTGAAGCTAGGAAACCTGGGTTGGTGATAGGTAGAAGCGGCGTAACACTTAAAGAGATCGCTGGGAAAGTTTTATGGCGGCCGGTGGTGGTTAGAACCCCGCCTTTAGCATCTAAGACTGTCAGCCAAATCCGCTATATTCTTCAAAATGAAAGTGAATTAAGAAAAAAAATTCTTAGAAAGATAGGTGAGAGAATTCATAGACCACCGGTTTCGAAAAGCGATTTTATAAGGATAACCGCTTTAGGAGGGTTCAGAGAGGTCGGTCGAACTTCTATACTTCTTCAAACAATCGAGAGTAATGTATTAATAGACTGCGGGGTTAACGTGGGTTCAACTCTTCAACCTTTTCCAAGGTTGGATATGCCTGAATTCGAGTTAGATAAACTCGACGCGGTTATTATAACTCACTCTCACTTAGACCACTCAGGTTTTGTCCCTTTTCTGTTTAAATATGGTTATGAAGGTCCTGTTTACTGTACTAGCGCTACACTTAATTTAATGACGCTTCTCCAACTAGACTATATTGATGTAGCCACTCGTGAGGGTAAGCTGCTACCTTACAGTCCTAAAGATGTTAAGAAAATGGTTTTGCACACCATTCCACTCGAGTTCGGTGAGGTCACAGATATCGCTCCTGATATCCGGTTGACTCTTCACAACGCAGGGCACATATTAGGCTCTTCGATTGTCCACCTTCATATAGGAGACGGCCTGTACAATCTAGCGTACACCGGTGATTTCAAATTTGGGCCTTCAAGGCTTTTAGAGCAAGCTAATTATAATTTTCCACGTCTGGAAACACTTATAATTGAGAGCACCTACGGCGCTCCTAATGACATCATGCCCGCGAAGAAGGATACTGAAGCTAGTTTAGTTGAAGTTTTAAAGAACACTATTACCCGTGGCGGTAAATGCTTAATACCTGTTTTAGCTGTCGGTAGAGCCCAGGAGATCATACTGGTAATAGAAGAGTTTATGAGAAGAGGAGTGATACCTACAGCCCCTGTTTACATAGACGGCATGATATCTGAGGCTACAGCTATTCACACAACTCACCCTGAGTACCTTAACCCTGAACTCCGGGAGAAAATATTTCATTACGGGCATAATCCCTTTTTAGCCGAGTATTTTGTTCAAGTCGACAATATGAGTGAAAGAACGGATATCGTGAGCGGTGATCCGTGTATTATACTAGCTACTTCAGGTATGCTTCAAGGTGGGCCCTCAGTGGAATATTTTAGGCTTTTAGCTGATGATCCTAAGAACTCCCTTATCTTCGTAAGCTATCAAGTTGAAGGCACGCTCGGTCGGAGAGTCCAGAAGGGATTGAAAGATATACCTATGAAGAATCGCGAGGGTAAAATGGAAATGGTTAACGTGAAGATGGAAGTTCACACGATTGAAGGTTTCTCAGGCCATTCCGATAGAAGGCAACTGTTAAGTTTTATACAGAAGATTCGACCTAAACCAGAGAGAATTCTAACATGCCACGGTGAGAACAGTAAATGCGCGACTCTGGCTAGTTATATTCATAAAACCTATAGAATAGAAACAAGAGCACCTGCTAACTTAGAGTCTATTAGATTAAAGTAA
- the psmB gene encoding archaeal proteasome endopeptidase complex subunit beta, protein MDYSEIINDISKFTTGTTTVGIRCVDGVILATDRRATAEYLVASRNAQKIYILDDHLAATIAGAVADAQNIMDIVTAEAKLYKIRSGKPIPVQSASRLLSNILFQSRQLPYILQLIIGGFDYTGARLFVLDLFGSLTEEKFTSTGSGSPIALGVLENGYFENIKVEEAIALAVHAVNSAINRDVGSGDGVDVVKITSKGVEKIPQNEVNKYVTRIV, encoded by the coding sequence ATGGATTACTCTGAGATCATAAATGATATTAGTAAATTTACAACCGGAACAACAACAGTTGGAATAAGATGCGTTGACGGTGTGATATTAGCTACCGACCGACGTGCTACCGCTGAATATCTTGTGGCTAGTAGAAACGCGCAGAAAATTTATATTCTAGACGATCATCTAGCTGCTACAATCGCCGGCGCGGTTGCTGACGCTCAAAATATAATGGATATTGTAACAGCGGAGGCCAAGCTTTATAAGATAAGAAGCGGTAAACCTATACCAGTTCAGTCAGCTTCAAGACTTCTATCAAACATATTATTTCAGTCTAGGCAGCTACCTTACATCCTGCAATTAATAATCGGCGGATTCGATTACACAGGTGCACGGCTATTCGTACTAGATTTATTTGGTAGTTTAACAGAGGAGAAATTCACTTCTACAGGTTCAGGTTCACCGATAGCGCTAGGTGTTTTAGAAAACGGCTACTTTGAGAATATAAAAGTTGAAGAAGCCATCGCACTCGCCGTTCACGCTGTTAACTCTGCTATAAACAGAGATGTAGGTTCAGGTGACGGTGTTGATGTGGTTAAGATAACATCTAAAGGCGTTGAAAAAATACCTCAGAATGAAGTAAATAAATATGTTACCCGAATTGTTTAA
- a CDS encoding NAD(P)-dependent glycerol-1-phosphate dehydrogenase: protein MQLPREILVGPDAINDVRKILEKLGFHNRILILTGEKTKIIAGERVEKQLKEAGYKITLRIVGKASVEEANIVAGESLEDPPSVVIGIGGGSVIDMTKVVASKLSKPYISIPTTASHDGIASPRASIKGTDKVYSIEAEAPLAIIADTNIIRMAPYRFFASGCADLISNSTAVMDWRLAHLKTGEYFGDYAASLSNMAAEIIIKNAQMIKEFNDQSIRVVLEALISSGVAMSIAGSSRPASGSEHLFSHSIDLLTSNTALHGEKCGVGTIIAMYLHKGDWKLIRKTLKIIGAPTTAEELGLPKNILVEALLKAPGVRPDRYTIFNEVKLDYSKADRILKKIAII, encoded by the coding sequence ATGCAACTTCCTAGAGAAATCCTAGTAGGCCCAGACGCTATTAACGATGTTCGAAAAATACTTGAAAAACTCGGCTTCCATAATAGAATCCTCATACTCACAGGTGAGAAAACGAAAATTATAGCGGGGGAAAGAGTTGAAAAACAGCTTAAAGAAGCGGGTTACAAAATCACGCTGAGAATTGTCGGTAAAGCTTCTGTGGAAGAAGCGAACATAGTAGCAGGTGAAAGCTTAGAGGATCCTCCATCTGTTGTTATTGGAATAGGGGGTGGAAGCGTTATAGATATGACTAAAGTAGTAGCCAGCAAGCTCTCTAAACCCTATATCAGTATACCTACAACGGCGTCACATGACGGTATAGCGTCACCCCGAGCCTCAATAAAAGGAACTGATAAAGTTTATTCAATAGAAGCGGAGGCGCCTCTCGCGATAATTGCAGACACGAATATAATTAGAATGGCGCCCTACCGATTTTTCGCCTCAGGTTGCGCGGATCTCATATCCAACTCAACAGCAGTCATGGATTGGCGACTAGCCCATCTGAAAACAGGCGAATACTTCGGAGACTACGCCGCCTCGCTCTCTAATATGGCCGCTGAAATAATAATTAAAAATGCTCAAATGATAAAAGAGTTCAACGACCAATCGATAAGAGTTGTTTTAGAAGCGTTAATCTCAAGCGGCGTGGCTATGTCTATAGCTGGAAGCAGCAGACCGGCTAGCGGTTCGGAGCATCTTTTCAGCCATAGCATAGATCTGCTAACAAGCAACACCGCTCTACATGGAGAAAAATGTGGAGTTGGAACTATAATAGCAATGTACCTTCATAAAGGAGATTGGAAGCTTATTCGAAAAACTCTAAAAATTATAGGGGCGCCTACAACCGCGGAAGAGTTAGGGTTACCTAAAAACATACTAGTAGAAGCGCTTCTAAAAGCCCCTGGGGTAAGACCTGACAGATACACGATATTCAACGAAGTTAAACTAGACTACTCTAAAGCGGATAGAATATTGAAAAAAATTGCTATAATATAA
- a CDS encoding UPF0179 family protein — MGVITLISIHQAKIGHKFIFYNELPECAQCNLKTVCSDNLIKGRLYQVVKILNKKHPCKILETEMAVVEVEYPHIEALIDTRKVFEGAIIIFEPIEEELPEELEKYREPEGLKKGDKCKIIRVIEHPATVKQNYKLCQLELVPPISGK, encoded by the coding sequence ATGGGTGTGATAACATTAATCAGTATTCACCAAGCTAAAATCGGTCATAAATTCATCTTCTATAATGAACTGCCTGAATGCGCTCAATGCAATCTTAAAACAGTCTGCTCAGATAACCTTATAAAAGGCAGATTATACCAGGTTGTAAAAATTCTTAATAAGAAACATCCTTGCAAAATCCTTGAAACAGAGATGGCGGTTGTCGAAGTAGAATACCCCCATATAGAGGCTCTTATAGATACTCGAAAAGTTTTCGAAGGCGCTATCATAATATTTGAGCCGATCGAGGAAGAATTACCTGAAGAATTGGAAAAATACAGGGAGCCTGAGGGATTGAAAAAAGGGGATAAATGTAAGATAATCAGGGTGATCGAGCACCCTGCTACTGTGAAACAAAATTACAAGTTGTGTCAACTAGAATTAGTCCCGCCTATATCAGGTAAATAA